From a region of the Methanolobus tindarius DSM 2278 genome:
- a CDS encoding helix-turn-helix domain-containing protein, translated as MSEDESHDMVRQRLAEKMAGEITLSEKPGEALKKWRLNFEIAQTDLSGYLSVSPSVISDYESGRRKSPGTLIVSRIVDALLEIDAQRGGQKIHAYEGILFADKKSKAIYATYEYTFPMQVAKLANIIEADIVNKGIEKPLYGFTVVDSKKAILELSSHEFQKLYGWSTERAMIFTKVTTGKSPMVAIRVTNLKPGAVVMHGLRGNEVHLMAKKMAEIDRIPLLATTMDIDEMVEALKKYSEYHVIE; from the coding sequence ATGAGTGAAGACGAATCGCATGATATGGTTCGCCAGCGTCTTGCAGAAAAGATGGCAGGCGAGATTACGCTATCTGAGAAGCCTGGCGAAGCCCTGAAAAAATGGCGATTGAACTTCGAGATCGCACAGACTGACCTTTCGGGTTATCTGAGTGTTTCTCCTTCGGTCATCAGCGACTATGAAAGCGGCAGGAGAAAATCTCCGGGCACGCTAATTGTTAGCAGAATAGTCGATGCACTCCTTGAAATTGACGCACAGAGAGGAGGACAGAAAATTCATGCCTATGAGGGGATACTTTTCGCAGATAAGAAGTCTAAGGCCATTTACGCCACCTACGAATACACATTTCCCATGCAGGTTGCAAAACTTGCCAATATCATTGAGGCAGACATCGTTAACAAAGGAATAGAGAAACCACTTTACGGTTTTACTGTTGTTGACAGTAAAAAGGCTATTCTTGAACTTTCATCCCATGAGTTCCAGAAACTCTACGGATGGAGTACTGAACGTGCAATGATATTCACCAAGGTCACGACTGGAAAATCACCAATGGTCGCCATAAGGGTTACAAACCTTAAACCCGGGGCTGTTGTAATGCATGGCCTGCGAGGAAATGAAGTGCATCTGATGGCTAAGAAAATGGCTGAGATTGACAGGATTCCCCTTCTCGCAACGACAATGGATATTGACGAAATGGTAGAAGCACTGAAAAAGTACAGCGAATACCATGTAATCGAGTAA
- a CDS encoding phosphate uptake regulator PhoU yields METRKVQQTGGSTYIISLPKTWADKVGIKTGSRVTLQPQPDGKLVIDPIHDAPPVRKIQIDVTGSMGDALIRDMIAAYLAGSDIIEVKADRILAEQKNIVRSMCYKLIGPEIIEETAKKVVIQDLLNPDEISIKKSVRRMYLISNSMHIDAIKAIKTLDADLALDVDQRDDDVDRLFLLIAKQFRSILRGARLPDAAETSIDEYHDLRMAAGPIERIADHARKIAKVTSTLSEPIPDDIMEMIESTSELSRKVVEDSIDALYNSDVDLANQVIDRVARMSPMINKLNASILKIKSYGTVVALGTVVDSIDRTGDYGSNIAEIAINSAMSKNI; encoded by the coding sequence ATAGAAACCAGAAAAGTTCAGCAAACAGGTGGTTCCACTTATATTATTTCTCTTCCAAAAACCTGGGCCGATAAAGTCGGCATAAAAACAGGCAGCAGGGTCACTTTACAGCCTCAGCCTGATGGGAAACTGGTAATAGACCCTATACATGATGCTCCTCCGGTAAGAAAAATACAGATAGATGTGACCGGAAGTATGGGAGATGCGCTGATCAGGGACATGATAGCGGCTTATCTTGCAGGTTCTGACATCATTGAGGTAAAAGCAGACAGAATACTGGCGGAACAAAAGAATATTGTTCGTAGTATGTGTTACAAGCTTATTGGCCCTGAAATAATTGAAGAAACTGCTAAAAAAGTGGTCATTCAGGATCTTCTAAATCCTGATGAAATATCCATTAAAAAGAGTGTAAGGAGAATGTACCTGATTTCCAATTCCATGCATATTGATGCAATAAAAGCTATCAAGACGCTGGATGCAGATCTTGCACTTGATGTGGACCAGAGGGATGATGACGTTGACAGATTGTTCTTACTGATTGCAAAACAATTCCGTTCAATATTGCGTGGTGCAAGGCTACCTGATGCAGCAGAAACTTCAATTGATGAATATCATGACCTCAGGATGGCAGCAGGCCCTATTGAGCGTATAGCAGACCACGCACGTAAGATTGCAAAGGTCACAAGTACACTTAGTGAACCAATTCCTGATGATATCATGGAGATGATAGAGTCAACATCTGAGCTCTCAAGGAAAGTAGTTGAAGATTCAATTGATGCCCTTTATAATTCTGATGTTGATCTTGCAAATCAGGTCATTGACAGGGTTGCCCGCATGTCTCCAATGATCAACAAGCTGAATGCTTCCATTCTCAAGATCAAATCCTATGGAACGGTAGTTGCCCTTGGCACAGTCGTTGACAGTATAGACCGAACAGGTGATTATGGCTCAAATATAGCTGAAATTGCTATTAACTCTGCAATGTCTAAGAACATATAA
- a CDS encoding phosphoadenosine phosphosulfate reductase domain-containing protein: protein MSKPLYLGELLLYWCPSCNVPVLGKECSCGTKTKQVTITPPGDIRPAFPYEIELINKISVEQFSAPLITDQRTVVLNKSPYDDRMEEVIVDGEVIGSIRFELEKLKWTLLLRINGARRIFDNVDYKTLKNWVVIDAGAEKFILGGASVLAPGIKDADPSILEAEEVVVLTHEGKVLGVGRSRMTGEKMLERGKGVGVKVRFKEEPAEITVPEGGQTWDDVVKANENYMNDFIERSHKFINNVSSSVDRPVTVSYSGGKDSLAVLHLVSECLDDYDLLFADTGIEFPETVKNVHDVAETYGKTLNMLNSGNAFWDSVDSFGPPSVEVRWCCKVCKLGPITQIINDNYDNGCLTFIGQRKYESDTRAKSERVWKNPWVGNQVAAAPIQNWTAMHVWLYIFKNDLLYNPLYAEGFDRIGCWLCPSCSVADLYRLRETHSEMEKQLNDYLLSYAERMGLSEEWVKHGFWRWKDLPAPLKEIAKKKGINLVPQSKNEYSLNFTVTTGYRPCKQGGISAEGGFDGPVDINRLELTRMLEAVGNSSYMEGVAMVTEDEDRAQVFASGSVTARSDSDKSARRLMRKVELSVRRALLCSGCGVCVGKCSAGAINIKKGLAIINDRCTHCGQCISVCPVVKFNS from the coding sequence ATGTCCAAACCTCTTTATCTCGGCGAATTGCTCCTTTACTGGTGCCCTTCATGTAACGTTCCTGTACTCGGAAAAGAATGCTCCTGCGGGACAAAGACCAAACAGGTAACTATCACTCCTCCGGGAGATATAAGACCTGCTTTTCCATATGAAATTGAGCTTATCAATAAGATTTCTGTTGAACAATTCAGTGCACCGCTTATCACAGATCAGCGTACAGTAGTACTTAACAAATCTCCCTATGACGACCGTATGGAAGAGGTAATTGTAGACGGTGAGGTCATAGGCAGCATACGCTTTGAGCTTGAAAAACTCAAATGGACTCTTCTTCTGAGGATCAATGGTGCAAGGCGCATATTTGACAATGTGGATTACAAAACCCTGAAAAATTGGGTTGTCATTGATGCAGGTGCCGAAAAGTTCATTCTGGGCGGTGCCAGTGTGCTTGCTCCGGGTATAAAAGATGCTGATCCATCTATTTTAGAAGCTGAAGAGGTAGTTGTTCTCACGCATGAAGGAAAAGTTCTTGGTGTCGGTCGCAGTCGTATGACCGGGGAAAAAATGCTCGAAAGAGGAAAGGGTGTTGGTGTAAAAGTGAGGTTCAAGGAAGAACCTGCTGAGATCACGGTTCCAGAGGGTGGACAAACCTGGGACGATGTTGTAAAAGCCAATGAGAACTACATGAACGATTTCATAGAGCGTTCCCACAAGTTCATTAATAATGTATCTTCATCTGTAGATCGTCCGGTCACAGTATCCTATTCTGGAGGAAAGGATAGCCTTGCGGTTCTGCATCTTGTAAGCGAATGCCTTGATGACTATGACCTTCTGTTTGCAGACACAGGTATTGAGTTCCCTGAGACTGTAAAGAATGTCCATGATGTCGCAGAAACTTATGGCAAAACCCTGAATATGCTGAACTCTGGAAATGCTTTCTGGGATTCAGTTGACAGCTTCGGTCCTCCAAGTGTTGAGGTTCGCTGGTGCTGCAAGGTATGCAAACTTGGGCCAATTACCCAGATAATCAATGATAATTACGATAACGGTTGTCTCACTTTCATCGGTCAGAGGAAATATGAATCCGACACAAGGGCAAAGAGTGAGCGTGTCTGGAAGAACCCATGGGTAGGCAATCAGGTAGCAGCAGCTCCTATACAGAACTGGACTGCAATGCATGTCTGGCTTTACATTTTCAAGAATGACCTGCTTTACAATCCTCTTTACGCTGAGGGGTTTGACAGAATCGGTTGCTGGCTATGTCCTTCATGTTCTGTTGCAGACCTTTACAGACTCAGGGAAACCCATTCTGAAATGGAGAAACAGCTCAATGACTACTTGCTTTCCTATGCAGAACGCATGGGTCTTTCAGAGGAATGGGTGAAGCACGGTTTCTGGAGATGGAAAGACCTGCCTGCTCCGTTGAAAGAGATTGCAAAGAAAAAAGGAATCAACCTTGTTCCACAAAGTAAGAATGAGTATAGTCTCAATTTCACTGTAACCACAGGTTATCGTCCATGTAAGCAGGGTGGAATCTCTGCAGAAGGTGGTTTTGACGGGCCTGTTGATATCAACCGACTGGAACTCACCAGAATGCTTGAAGCGGTTGGAAACAGCTCGTATATGGAAGGTGTTGCAATGGTAACTGAAGACGAAGACCGTGCTCAGGTGTTTGCTTCAGGTAGCGTGACTGCCAGAAGTGACTCTGACAAGTCTGCGCGCAGGCTCATGAGAAAGGTTGAACTTTCTGTCAGGAGAGCTCTTCTTTGTAGTGGCTGTGGAGTCTGTGTTGGCAAGTGCTCAGCCGGTGCCATAAACATAAAGAAGGGACTTGCTATCATTAATGACAGGTGTACACACTGTGGTCAGTGTATAAGTGTTTGTCCTGTTGTCAAATTCAATTCCTGA
- a CDS encoding Era-like GTP-binding protein yields MGVITSFKRNFSDLFKKLFKKQNARIGIYGPPNAGKTTLANRILRDWTGDAMGSVSHVAHETRRARRREGVTIKTNGSSITLDIIDTPGLATKIDFHEFMEQGMDEAESKRRAKEATEGVIEAVKWLENLDGVILVMDATEDPFTQVNVTVIGNMEARNLPLLIVANKVDLPEASPSTIRDAFPQHPMVSISALEGKNIETFYEELAKRFG; encoded by the coding sequence ATGGGCGTAATCACATCGTTCAAGAGGAATTTTTCAGACCTATTTAAAAAACTGTTCAAAAAACAGAATGCCCGTATTGGAATATACGGTCCGCCAAATGCAGGAAAGACAACTCTTGCTAACAGGATCCTAAGAGACTGGACCGGTGACGCAATGGGTTCAGTATCACATGTTGCTCACGAAACAAGAAGGGCGAGGCGCAGGGAAGGCGTAACTATCAAAACCAATGGCAGTTCCATCACACTTGATATTATTGATACTCCCGGACTTGCCACAAAGATTGATTTCCATGAGTTCATGGAGCAGGGTATGGATGAAGCTGAGTCCAAAAGACGTGCAAAGGAAGCTACAGAAGGTGTCATTGAAGCTGTAAAGTGGCTTGAGAACCTTGATGGTGTAATTCTTGTTATGGACGCTACCGAGGATCCGTTTACACAGGTCAATGTGACAGTTATCGGTAATATGGAAGCAAGGAACCTTCCACTTTTAATAGTTGCTAACAAGGTAGATCTTCCGGAAGCTTCACCTTCAACTATCAGGGATGCTTTCCCACAGCACCCAATGGTTTCAATATCAGCTCTGGAAGGAAAGAACATAGAGACTTTCTATGAAGAACTTGCAAAGAGGTTCGGGTGA
- a CDS encoding hydroxymethylglutaryl-CoA synthase, protein MSVGIVSYGAYVPKYRIKIEDIARVWGDDAEILKSGLMVNEKAVPDVDEDAATIAVEAARAAVNRSCIDAQRIGAVYTGSESHPYAVKPTSTIVAEATGATPVLTAADFEFACKAGTAAVQACMGLVSSGMIDLGLAIGADVAQGAPGDALEYTAAAGGVAYVIGNKESELVAIIEDTYSFTTDTPDFWRREGMPYPEHGGRFTGEPGYFKHVTNAAKGLLNKLDTKPEDYDYAVFHQPNGKFPSRAAKMLGFSKEQIKPGLVVPRLGNTYSGSCMMGIAATLDQAKPGDRIFATAFGSGAGGDAFSITVTDKIDEIRDNAPKVEELLADPIYVDYATYARHKGKIKIA, encoded by the coding sequence ATGAGTGTAGGGATAGTCTCATATGGTGCCTATGTACCAAAATACAGAATTAAAATAGAAGACATCGCCCGCGTATGGGGAGACGATGCAGAGATTCTCAAATCAGGACTGATGGTCAATGAAAAGGCAGTTCCTGATGTTGACGAAGATGCAGCAACTATTGCAGTGGAGGCTGCGAGGGCTGCAGTAAACAGGTCATGCATAGATGCGCAGAGAATAGGTGCAGTATACACCGGTTCTGAAAGCCACCCTTATGCTGTAAAACCTACCAGCACTATTGTAGCAGAAGCAACCGGAGCAACTCCGGTATTGACTGCAGCTGATTTTGAATTTGCCTGTAAGGCAGGAACCGCAGCAGTCCAGGCATGTATGGGTCTGGTAAGCTCCGGTATGATTGACCTTGGACTTGCAATCGGTGCTGATGTAGCACAGGGCGCACCTGGAGATGCTCTTGAATACACAGCAGCAGCCGGTGGAGTAGCATACGTTATCGGTAACAAGGAATCTGAACTTGTGGCAATTATCGAGGACACATACTCTTTTACAACTGATACTCCTGACTTCTGGAGGCGTGAAGGAATGCCATACCCTGAACACGGCGGAAGATTCACAGGAGAGCCAGGATACTTCAAGCACGTAACAAACGCTGCAAAGGGACTTCTGAACAAGCTGGACACAAAACCTGAAGATTATGATTATGCAGTATTCCATCAGCCAAACGGAAAGTTCCCAAGCCGTGCAGCCAAGATGCTGGGATTCAGCAAGGAACAGATAAAACCAGGGCTTGTAGTTCCAAGGCTTGGAAACACGTACTCCGGCTCATGTATGATGGGAATTGCAGCGACACTTGACCAGGCAAAACCAGGAGACCGTATCTTTGCAACCGCATTCGGTTCAGGTGCCGGTGGAGATGCTTTCAGCATAACAGTTACCGACAAGATAGACGAGATACGCGACAATGCACCGAAAGTTGAAGAACTTCTTGCAGACCCGATTTATGTAGACTACGCAACGTACGCCAGGCATAAGGGTAAGATAAAGATAGCATGA
- a CDS encoding helix-turn-helix transcriptional regulator — MKSKGLLSILTFSEKRKDILFLLEEKSCTLSDIKDYFNVSSPEISPRIKEMLEHNLIEKTDKDYQITPIGKAIIHHFRPFLDIIETIEKNESFWEEHYLEDIPQHLLNDLIALKECDVVSGSIENIYESHKIFVENLLRSTTIKGVSSIFIPTYPDFVVELANKDVPTSLILTENVFQKVRDEHREKLEFYLNASKTELYVIDDVKLAFVVSDMFFSMSLFFNPDTYDPRDDLVGYDKSAIKWGSDLFDYYRNKSRKVTSI, encoded by the coding sequence TTGAAGTCAAAGGGACTTTTAAGTATATTGACATTTTCCGAAAAAAGAAAGGATATATTGTTCTTACTTGAAGAAAAGTCATGTACATTGTCCGATATAAAAGACTATTTTAATGTATCCTCTCCAGAAATTTCCCCGCGAATTAAGGAAATGCTGGAGCATAACCTGATAGAAAAAACAGATAAGGATTATCAGATTACTCCCATTGGAAAAGCTATAATCCACCATTTCAGACCTTTTCTGGATATTATTGAAACAATAGAGAAAAACGAGTCTTTCTGGGAAGAGCATTACCTGGAAGACATACCCCAGCATTTACTTAATGATCTCATAGCTTTGAAAGAATGCGATGTAGTATCAGGAAGCATAGAGAATATTTATGAGTCCCATAAAATATTTGTGGAAAATCTCCTCAGATCTACAACTATCAAAGGAGTCTCCTCTATATTTATCCCAACTTATCCTGATTTTGTAGTGGAGCTTGCTAATAAAGATGTGCCGACTTCCCTGATACTTACTGAAAATGTATTTCAAAAGGTAAGGGACGAGCACCGTGAAAAACTGGAGTTCTATTTGAATGCTTCAAAAACGGAGCTTTATGTCATAGACGATGTTAAACTTGCTTTTGTAGTTAGCGATATGTTTTTCTCCATGTCATTGTTCTTTAATCCTGATACTTATGATCCAAGGGATGATCTGGTAGGTTATGATAAGTCTGCAATAAAATGGGGAAGTGACCTTTTCGATTATTATCGTAACAAATCCCGCAAGGTCACATCTATCTGA
- a CDS encoding thiolase domain-containing protein, giving the protein MRDVAIIGVKNTKFGELWDRSFRDVVVEAGVGAVSDAGVVGEKIDAMFVGNMSGGQFVEQEHIGALIADYSGLAKDIHVPSTRVEAACASGGLALRQGIYSVASGMDDIVIAAGAEKMTDVPSPKASSALAAAADREWEGIMGATFPGLYAMIARMHMHKYGTTSEQLAQVAVKNHQNGQHNPIAQYKSPITVESVLKSIMVADPLHIFDCSPITDGASAVVLAPADVAHEYTDTPIYVKATAQASDTIALHDRRDITTLDASVAAGKRAYEMAKMQPKDINLVEVHDCFTIAEICAIEDLGFAKKGEGGIVTQNGETAIGGRIPVNTSGGLKSCGHPVGATGVKQAVEIVEQLRGEAGKRQVDGAEVGMTHNVGGSGATAVVHIFSRNR; this is encoded by the coding sequence ATGAGAGATGTAGCAATCATAGGTGTTAAAAACACAAAATTCGGTGAACTTTGGGACCGCTCTTTCAGAGACGTTGTAGTTGAAGCCGGTGTAGGTGCTGTAAGTGATGCAGGTGTTGTAGGTGAGAAGATCGATGCAATGTTTGTCGGTAACATGAGCGGCGGACAGTTTGTAGAGCAGGAACACATCGGTGCTTTAATTGCTGATTATTCAGGTCTTGCAAAAGACATTCATGTTCCTTCAACCCGTGTTGAAGCTGCCTGTGCTTCAGGTGGACTTGCACTCAGACAGGGAATATATTCTGTTGCTTCAGGAATGGATGACATTGTAATCGCAGCCGGAGCCGAGAAAATGACAGATGTACCTTCACCAAAAGCATCATCCGCCCTTGCAGCAGCAGCTGACAGGGAATGGGAAGGTATCATGGGTGCAACATTCCCGGGCCTTTATGCAATGATCGCAAGGATGCATATGCACAAGTACGGAACCACAAGTGAACAGCTTGCCCAGGTTGCTGTGAAGAACCACCAGAATGGTCAGCACAACCCGATTGCCCAGTACAAATCCCCGATTACCGTTGAGTCGGTACTCAAATCCATTATGGTGGCAGACCCACTTCACATATTCGACTGTTCGCCAATTACAGATGGTGCATCTGCGGTTGTGCTTGCACCTGCAGATGTGGCACACGAATACACTGACACTCCAATCTATGTGAAGGCAACTGCACAGGCATCAGATACTATTGCACTGCACGACCGCAGGGACATTACAACTCTTGACGCAAGTGTAGCAGCAGGCAAAAGAGCATACGAGATGGCAAAGATGCAGCCAAAGGACATTAACCTTGTAGAAGTCCATGACTGTTTCACTATTGCTGAAATTTGCGCAATCGAAGACCTTGGCTTTGCTAAGAAAGGTGAAGGTGGAATCGTAACCCAGAATGGCGAGACTGCAATTGGTGGAAGGATACCTGTAAACACATCAGGTGGACTGAAGTCATGCGGACACCCTGTAGGAGCTACCGGCGTAAAGCAGGCTGTTGAGATAGTTGAGCAGCTTCGTGGAGAGGCTGGAAAGCGTCAGGTTGACGGAGCGGAAGTTGGAATGACCCACAACGTGGGAGGTTCCGGTGCGACTGCCGTTGTGCACATATTCTCGAGGAACAGGTGA
- the purH gene encoding bifunctional phosphoribosylaminoimidazolecarboxamide formyltransferase/IMP cyclohydrolase, whose product MVKRALLSVSDKTGIVDFARGLEKLDIQIISTGGTARMLRDSGIEVMDVSDVTGFPEMMGGRVKTLHPRIHGGILSIRDDHDHMGEAQKAEVEMIDLVVVNLYPFEVTVSKEGVLLDEAIENIDIGGPAMLRSAAKNYRYVSVVCDPDDYGHILKEIRSTGVVSQKTREVLAVKAFRHTADYDATIDTYLSKELLGEEVLRLSYKDGVTLRYGENWHQAAKFYKEDGVTGPSLANAKQLHGKELSYNNYIDADNALQTVKELSCSNAAVAIVKHNNPCGLATGNTLLQALGAAWDGDPISAYGSIICTNTVFDLKAAEFLNGKFVEIILAPGFEPDALEYLKNKSANLRLLELPELNEPFEVENTYKFVIGGILEQSRNVGIYDKWDCVTETPYPEDLRAVSEFAMHACKCVKSNAVTLAFEYVDGCYMMISMGAGQPNRVDSIRKLAATKARENLKVMYDRESPEMSYEDYCNDVFAKCVMASDAFFPFDDSVVHAEENGIMYILSPGGSIRDQEVIDTANRLGVSLVFTGMRHFLH is encoded by the coding sequence TTGGTAAAAAGAGCACTGCTCAGCGTTTCTGATAAAACCGGAATTGTAGATTTTGCTCGTGGACTCGAAAAATTGGATATACAGATCATCTCTACCGGCGGAACTGCCCGCATGCTTCGTGACTCAGGTATTGAGGTCATGGACGTGTCAGATGTTACGGGCTTCCCGGAAATGATGGGCGGCAGGGTAAAAACTCTCCACCCCCGGATTCATGGTGGGATCCTTAGTATAAGGGACGACCATGATCATATGGGAGAGGCCCAGAAAGCAGAAGTAGAAATGATAGACCTTGTAGTGGTCAACCTTTATCCTTTTGAGGTCACGGTTTCAAAAGAAGGCGTATTGCTTGATGAAGCTATTGAAAACATTGACATTGGCGGACCTGCGATGCTCAGGTCAGCAGCTAAGAATTATCGTTATGTAAGCGTTGTATGTGACCCTGATGATTACGGGCACATCTTAAAAGAGATCCGTTCAACAGGAGTCGTATCCCAGAAGACAAGAGAAGTGCTTGCTGTGAAGGCTTTCAGACACACAGCAGATTATGATGCTACTATAGACACATACCTGAGTAAGGAGCTTCTTGGAGAAGAAGTGTTGCGTCTAAGTTACAAGGATGGCGTAACCCTAAGATATGGGGAGAACTGGCACCAGGCTGCTAAGTTCTACAAAGAGGACGGTGTAACCGGACCTTCACTTGCCAATGCAAAACAGCTTCATGGGAAAGAACTTTCCTATAACAACTACATTGATGCTGATAATGCACTCCAGACCGTTAAGGAATTATCCTGTTCCAATGCGGCAGTGGCAATTGTAAAGCACAATAATCCATGCGGTCTTGCAACCGGCAACACTCTTTTGCAGGCACTCGGTGCAGCATGGGATGGCGATCCTATCTCAGCTTATGGAAGTATAATATGTACTAACACTGTTTTTGATCTAAAGGCAGCAGAGTTCCTCAATGGTAAATTCGTTGAAATTATTCTTGCTCCGGGATTTGAGCCGGATGCTCTTGAATATCTCAAGAACAAGAGTGCAAATCTCCGTCTGCTTGAATTGCCTGAACTTAACGAGCCATTCGAGGTTGAAAATACCTACAAGTTTGTTATCGGTGGTATACTTGAACAGTCCCGCAATGTAGGTATCTACGATAAATGGGATTGTGTGACAGAAACTCCGTATCCTGAAGATCTTCGTGCAGTTTCCGAGTTTGCCATGCATGCATGCAAATGTGTGAAATCAAACGCAGTTACCCTTGCATTTGAATATGTTGACGGATGTTACATGATGATTTCAATGGGTGCAGGACAGCCAAACAGGGTGGATTCAATCAGGAAACTTGCTGCTACAAAGGCACGTGAGAACCTGAAGGTCATGTACGACCGTGAGAGTCCTGAAATGTCATATGAGGACTATTGCAATGATGTGTTCGCTAAATGCGTAATGGCATCAGATGCATTCTTCCCGTTCGATGACAGTGTTGTGCATGCAGAAGAAAATGGTATAATGTATATTCTTTCACCCGGAGGATCCATCAGGGATCAGGAAGTCATTGATACAGCTAACAGATTGGGTGTATCACTGGTTTTCACAGGAATGAGACACTTCTTACATTGA
- a CDS encoding CRISPR-associated protein Cas4 — MYFSCARKLYYSCRGHEQFHSSSLSYMEHLVLKEVAMKYSDVLKSSSSKDDVLSTDFDSLLLQTMGDLTIIYPDEVSGFTQEEMSELAETVGSYMAGIQQSLSEQVEDPEISRIANLISSSDNEPYLHSEKLNVTGVPYRLLSIDGSFVPVIIKTSKAPENGVWNNDRLHVTSFAMLAEETHGVPIKSAVVIYAKSGNFRKLNIHSNDRRQVLKAIGRARKIKDGKMPDKTESALCASCEFTEMCNVKASLASKLL; from the coding sequence ATGTATTTTTCCTGCGCAAGGAAATTATATTATTCATGCCGCGGCCACGAGCAGTTCCATTCTTCCTCTCTTAGCTATATGGAACACCTCGTATTAAAAGAAGTAGCTATGAAGTATTCTGATGTGTTGAAGAGCTCTTCGTCAAAAGACGATGTGTTATCCACAGACTTTGATTCACTTCTTTTGCAGACCATGGGTGACCTGACTATTATCTATCCCGATGAAGTCTCAGGCTTTACTCAGGAAGAAATGAGTGAACTTGCAGAAACAGTTGGTTCCTATATGGCAGGAATACAGCAGAGTCTTTCAGAGCAGGTTGAAGACCCGGAAATCTCCAGAATTGCAAACCTGATATCCTCTTCAGATAATGAACCATATCTTCACTCTGAAAAACTGAATGTAACAGGTGTTCCTTACAGGCTTCTCAGCATTGATGGTTCATTCGTTCCTGTGATAATAAAAACATCCAAAGCTCCTGAAAATGGTGTCTGGAACAACGACAGACTACATGTTACCTCATTTGCAATGCTAGCAGAAGAAACCCATGGTGTTCCTATAAAATCCGCTGTTGTTATCTATGCAAAGTCAGGCAATTTCAGGAAGCTGAATATTCATTCCAATGACCGAAGGCAGGTCTTGAAAGCCATTGGACGTGCAAGAAAGATAAAAGATGGTAAAATGCCGGATAAAACCGAGAGTGCACTGTGCGCCAGTTGTGAATTCACAGAGATGTGCAACGTGAAAGCTTCGCTTGCTTCAAAGTTATTATGA
- a CDS encoding UbiA family prenyltransferase, whose product MSSNCTISLPGFPVKKYEQNYNQPRIDPTPTINLLKSSILVSFSGALRIHIAFLLLHIQSVFLNCLAGGLIIYAVYTLDRALDSEEDLANRPELKGASKKTALIISLICFLIGAAILTVNGLILFAFLPLITGYLYSKGAKIGKFNLKLKGGLGMKNIVVGTTWGAFIAGIAGIYAANMIAPFIVFVYFGLKLFVNSAIYDFKDIKGDTLAGIKTLPVVLGQKKAKIMLFSLHILSHIILLMSIIAGTLAFEPIILAYSFIIGLLYIKSFAEPVEVETKNRLARRLFLIDGESTTIVGLRTIASGLIA is encoded by the coding sequence ATGAGCTCGAACTGTACAATAAGTCTTCCGGGTTTTCCAGTAAAGAAATACGAACAAAACTACAACCAGCCACGCATTGATCCAACTCCCACTATCAATCTTCTTAAAAGTTCCATACTGGTTTCATTTTCCGGAGCATTGAGAATACATATTGCATTCCTGTTGCTCCACATACAATCAGTCTTTTTGAACTGTCTTGCAGGAGGATTGATAATTTACGCAGTCTACACTTTAGACAGAGCATTGGATTCTGAAGAAGATCTGGCCAACAGACCTGAATTAAAGGGAGCTTCAAAGAAAACTGCCCTGATAATTTCGCTTATATGTTTTTTAATTGGAGCTGCTATTCTTACGGTAAATGGCCTTATACTCTTTGCATTTCTCCCTCTAATAACAGGTTATCTTTACAGCAAAGGTGCAAAAATAGGCAAATTCAATCTCAAGCTTAAAGGCGGACTTGGGATGAAGAATATCGTTGTTGGCACAACATGGGGAGCTTTCATAGCAGGCATCGCAGGAATCTACGCAGCCAACATGATTGCACCTTTTATAGTCTTCGTTTACTTTGGTCTCAAGCTCTTTGTCAATTCTGCCATATATGATTTCAAGGACATAAAGGGTGACACACTTGCAGGAATAAAAACACTACCAGTCGTTCTCGGGCAAAAAAAAGCAAAAATAATGTTGTTCAGCCTGCATATCCTATCCCACATTATACTGTTAATGTCCATTATTGCAGGAACACTGGCTTTTGAACCTATAATACTTGCCTACAGTTTCATCATCGGACTGCTGTACATTAAGAGCTTTGCAGAACCGGTGGAAGTTGAAACAAAGAACAGACTTGCCAGAAGACTGTTCTTAATAGATGGTGAATCAACCACCATAGTTGGACTCAGGACAATTGCAAGCGGGCTTATAGCCTGA